A section of the Falco biarmicus isolate bFalBia1 chromosome 3, bFalBia1.pri, whole genome shotgun sequence genome encodes:
- the BLOC1S4 gene encoding biogenesis of lysosome-related organelles complex 1 subunit 4: MAAAAGPGPGPGEGPGAGADPPGACPGADSGNVSHSHSSASGLGEPEDEDASEASLSATAAAYSAYLLADRSLFSEQIESLDKSLEDLLTRVDEFVGMLDMIRSDSSQVVNESIPQIYTKATEMRHIYRRIDKLEAFVKMIGNCVAGLEERVVKAETDLGAFPSTFKKILHTISIPSLLNKSSSSRQQQTLYEPPVLFKTEDYFPCLNEAPY; encoded by the exons ATGGCGGCTGCCGCGGGGCCGGGACCGGGGCCGGGAGAGGGGCCTGGGGCCGGGGCCGACCCGCCGGGCGCCTGCCCCGGCGCGGACAGCGGGAACGTctcccacagccacagcagcgCTTCCGGCCTGGGGGAGCCGGAGGACGAGGATGCCTCGGAGGCGTCGCTGAGCGCCACGGCCGCCGCCTACTCCGCGTACCTGCTCGCTGACCGCAGCCTCTTCAGCGAGCAG ATAGAAAGCTTAGACAAGAGTTTAGAAGATTTGCTGACCAGAGTGGATGAATTCGTGGGAATGCTGGACATG ATTCGAAGTGATTCCTCTCAAGTTGTCAATGAAAGTATACCTCAAATTTACACAAAAGCTACAGAAATGAGACACATATACAGGAGGATTGACAAACTAGAG gCTTTTGTGAAGATGATTGGGAATTGCGTAGCTGGACTGGAAGAACGGGTCGTAAAGGCAGAAACAGACCTTGGAGCTTTTCCAAGCACATTCAAGAAAATCTTGCACACAATCAGCATACCATCCTTGCTTAAT AAATCCTCTTCCTCACGACAACAACAGACGCTTTATGAACCTCCAGTCCTCTTCAAGACTGAAGACTATTTTCCATGTCTTAACGAAGCACCTTATTGA